A window of the Gossypium hirsutum isolate 1008001.06 chromosome A05, Gossypium_hirsutum_v2.1, whole genome shotgun sequence genome harbors these coding sequences:
- the LOC107960654 gene encoding peroxidase 15-like → MQRAHTFGRARCQTFNRRIGTDPTLDPTFSDVLAQICPQGGNGNALANLDSSTADDFDNNYYTNLQNNRGLLQTDQSLFSTTNASIVAIVNRFAGSQRDFFDAFVQSMINMGNISPLTGSNGEIRTNCRRIN, encoded by the exons ATGCAAC GTGCACATACATTTGGCCGTGCTCGATGCCAAACTTTCAACCGTCGTATCGGCACGGATCCGACTTTGGACCCAACGTTTTCCGACGTACTTGCACAAATATGTCCCCAAGGAGGGAACGGTAATGCCTTGGCAAATCTTGATTCATCAACTGCTGATGACTTTGACAACAACTACTACACAAACCTACAGAACAACCGCGGCCTTCTCCAAACTGATCAGTCATTGTTCTCGACCACCAACGCAAGCATCGTGGCCATTGTCAACAGGTTTGCTGGTAGCCAACGCGACTTCTTCGACGCCTTTGTTCAATCCATGATCAATATGGGAAACATAAGCCCATTGACAGGAAGCAATGGAGAGATCAGGACGAAC